In Phoenix dactylifera cultivar Barhee BC4 chromosome 11, palm_55x_up_171113_PBpolish2nd_filt_p, whole genome shotgun sequence, the following are encoded in one genomic region:
- the LOC103714621 gene encoding internal alternative NAD(P)H-ubiquinone oxidoreductase A2, mitochondrial-like, which produces MGWTRIARSTIKQSLAADSLAGGATGGHMSQVGLLRNGFHANRNQYFFLLRNITTSGGLKHLPSSVVMDGFRTESRGISFTPRYQYHSAEQIENKSDYEVEEEKLPGLEPTKPGEKPRVVVLGTGWAGCRFLKGLDTKLYDVVCISPRNHMVFTPLLASTCVGTLEFRSVAEPVSRIQSALAGAPNSYFFLANCTEINTDKHEIYCETVSSAGLPYDPYCFKVPYDKLVIAAGAEPLTFNIKGVEEHAMFLREVYHAQEIRKKLLLNLMLSENPGISEEEKKRLLHCVVIGGGPTGVEFSGELSDFIMRDVRQRYSHVKDYIQVTLIEANEILSSFDVGLRQYATNHLTKSGVRLVRGVVKEVQSKNIILSDGTSVPYGLLVWSTGVGPSQFVKALNLPKAPGGRIGVDEWLRVPSAEDVFALGDCAGFLEQTGKQVLPALAQVAEREGKYLAELFSMIGKQNGGKAHCAKEVSLGDPFVYRHLGSMASVGRYKALVDLRQSKDAKGLSMAGFVSWLVWRSAYLTRVVSWRNRFYVAVNWATTLVFGRDNSRIG; this is translated from the exons ATGGGATGGACAAGGATTGCAAGGAGTACAATCAAACAGTCATTAGCTGCTGATTCTTTGGCTGGGGGAGCCACTGGGGGTCACATGAGCCAGGTGGGGTTGCTCCGCAATGGCTTTCATGCCAACAGAAATCAGTACTTCTTCTTGCTTAGAAATATTACCACAAGTGGTGGCTTGAAGCATCTCCCTAGCAGTGTAGTGATGGATGGCTTCAGAACTGAAAGCAGGGGGATAAGTTTTACCCCTCGATACCAATATCATTCAGCTGAGCAAATTGAAAATAAATCAGATTATGAGGTGGAAGAGGAAAAGCTACCAGGATTAGAGCCCACAAAGCCAGGGGAGAAGCCTAGGGTGGTTGTTCTTGGGACTGGTTGGGCTGGCTGTCGATTTCTTAAAGGGCTGGATACGAAGCTTTATGATGTCGTCTGTATATCTCCACGCAATCACATGGTTTTTACTCCTCTGCTTGCTTCTACCTGTGTTGGGACCCTCGAATTCCGATCAGTTGCAGAGCCGGTCAGCCGGATACAGTCTGCACTTGCTGGAGCCCCTAATTCATACTTCTTCCTGGCTAATTGCACAGAAATCAACACAGACAAGCATGAA ATATACTGCGAAACTGTCTCCAGTGCTGGCCTACCTTATGATCCGTACTGCTTTAAAGTCCCATATGATAAGCTAGTCATTGCAGCTGGTGCAGAGCCTTTGACTTTTAATATTAAAGGAGTTGAAGAGCATGCAATGTTTCTCCGTGAAGTATATCATGCACAAGAGATACGAAAGAAGCTTCTCTTGAACCTGATGCTTTCCGAAAATCCTG GCATatcagaagaagagaagaagcgcCTTTTACACTGTGTTGTTATAGGTGGCGGTCCTACTGGAGTGGAGTTTAGTGGTGAATTGAGCGATTTTATCATGAGAGATGTGCGCCAAAGGTATTCTCATGTAAAGGATTATATTCAAGTCACTCTCATAGAG GCAAATGAGATACTGTCATCATTTGATGTGGGTTTAAGGCAGTATGCAACTAATCACTTGACCAAG TCTGGAGTTCGTCTTGTGCGAGGTGTTGTGAAAGAGGTGCAGTCAAAGAATATAATTCTAAGCGATGGAACTTCTGTTCCTTATGGCTTGCTGGTATGGTCTACAGGTGTTGGGCCCTCTCAATTTGTGAAAGCACTGAATCTTCCGAAAGCTCCTGGTGGAAG GATTGGTGTTGATGAGTGGCTTCGTGTTCCCTCTGCGGAAGATGTGTTTGCGCTGGGGGATTGTGCGGGTTTCCTTGAGCAGACAGGGAAACAAGTACTTCCTGCTTTGGCTCAG GTTGCAGAGAGGGAAGGAAAATATCTAGCGGAATTATTCAGCATGATTGGGAAGCAGAATGGAGGCAAAGCTCACTGTGCCAAAGAAGTTTCTCTGGGAGATCCTTTTGTCTACAGGCACCTGGGAAGCATGGCATCTGTGGGGCGCTACAAGGCATTGGTTGATCTAAGGCAGAGCAAG GATGCGAAAGGCCTTTCTATGGCTGGGTTTGTTAGCTGGCTCGTATGGCGTTCTGCGTACCTTACTCGTGTGGTAAGCTGGAGGAACAGGTTCTATGTAGCAGTGAACTGGGCCACGACTCTCGTATTTGGCAGGGACAACTCCAGGATAGGTTGA